The genomic interval ATAGCTGAAATGAACCCAGAGGTATCTGCCATAGTTGCAGGACATAGTCATACTAATGTACCAGAAGAAAAAATAAACAATGCAGTTATAAGCCAACCTACAAGTAATGGTCAAATGGTTTCTAAAATAGAATTAACTGTTAGAAAAAATGGAGAAAAAGTAGAAGTTGTAGATAAAAAGTCTAAATTATTAAGCACAAAGGGTGTAGCAGAGGATCAAAAAATAAATGATTTACTTGCTGATTTTCATAACACAGCAATTGCTGATGCAACAGCACCTGTTGGCGAAATGGTTGGAGGAGATCTTGCTGATAAAAATGAAATAAAAGAAATTCCACAATCATTAGTTGAAGATCAAGGTATAACTGACTTTATAAATGAAGTTCAATTATATAATAGTAGAAAGCATTTAGAATCAAAGAATATAAATCCAGATGAGGTTTATATGGTTTCTGGAGCAGCTTTATTTAGTGCTTCATCAAACTTATATGAAGGAAATATAAGCAAAGCAGATATTTCAAATATTTATAGATATGATAATAAATTATATACTATAAAAACAAATGGAAAGCAACTTAAAAAGTATATGGAAAAAAATGCTGAGTATTATAATACTTATAAAGATGGGGATTTAACAGTATCTTTCAATGAAGATGTTAGAATGTATTTATATGATATGTTCGATGGAGTAAGTTATGAAATAAATATATCTAAAGAGCCAGGTCAAAGAATTGAAAACTTAAAGTTTGAAAAAGATGGTAAGCCAGTTGAAGACTCAGATGTAATTTACTTAACAGTAAATGATTATAGATATAATTCTGGATTAGCTGCTGGAATAATGGATCAAGGTGAGCATGAGAAAATATATGATACAAATAATGATCAAATATCAGATATGAGAGATTTAATAGTTGATTATATTCAAAATGTAAAAGGTGGAAAAATCACTAAAAACGATGATAATAACTGGAAGATAACAGGTAATGATTGGGATTCAGAACAAAGAGAATTAGCTGTTAAACTTATAAATGAAGGTAAAATAAAAATACCTGTATCAGAAGATGGAAGAACTCCAAATGTAAAAGCTGTAACTTGGAATGATGTTTTAGAAGCTTTAGGAACTAAGGAAGTTGAAATACCAATAGTTACTTTCAACGATTTCCATGGATCTTTAGCAGAATCTAAGAGTGATGTTGGAGCAGCTAAGTTAGTTGGAGAAATAAAGAGAGTAAAAGAAGAAAATCCAAATACTGTAGTTGTTACAGGTGGAGATATATATCAAGGAAGTGCTATGTCAAATCTTTTAAAAGGTGAGCCAGTTACTGCTATGCTTAAGGAAATGGGCTTAGAATTTTCAGCAGTTGGTAACCATGAGTTTGACTGGGGATATGAATATATACCAGATTGGGCTAAAGCTGGAGAATTTGATTTCTTAGCATCAAATATATATGAAAAAGAAACTGGAGAACCAGTTGAATGGGCTAAGCCTTATGGCGTTGTTGAAAGAGAAGGAAAGAAAGTTGGATTTATAGGACTTGCTACTCCTGAAACTGCATACAAGACAAAACCAGATAACGTTGCTCATTTAGAATTTAAAGATCCTGTAGAAGCAACTAAGACTTGGGTAGATTATTTAGAAAATGAAGAAAATGTAGATGCCGTTGTTGTTTTAAGCCATTTAGGAAGTGAACAAAATAGAGAGACTGGAGAAATAACTGGTGAGATTGTTGAAGTTGCGGAAGTACCAGGAGTTGATGCTATAATATCAGCTCATAGTCATCAAAAAGTTGAAGGAAAAGTTAATGGAGTACCAGTTATACAAGCGTATAAAAATGGTAGAAATTTAGGATATGTTAACTTAAAATTTGACTATAATGATGAATTGGTAGTTACAACTAAACTTGACGATATTTCTAAGAGAAAAGATACTCTTCCAGTTGATAAGAATATGGAAGATATATTAGCAAAATTTGAAGCTGATTTAGCTCCTATAATGAATGAAAAAGTTGCTGATTTATCAGTAGATTTACCACATGATAGAGATACTGGAGTAAGTCCTATGGGGGCTACTGTAGCTGAAACTATGAGAAGAATAGTTGATGCTGATATAGCAATAACTAATGGTGGAGGAGTAAGAGCCCCATTAATGGCTGGAACAGTTACTGTTGGAGATATGTACACAATACTTCCATTTGATAATACTTTAGTTACAATGGAAATGAAAGGTTCAGATATAATAAAAGTTTTAGAGCATGGAATAGAACCAGATAACTTTGGATGGGGACAACATGCTGGTGTTAAACTTTGGTACACTCCAGGGGCTGAAAGAGGAGAAAAGATAACTTCTGTTAGATTAGCTGATGGAACTAAATTAGAAAATGACAAGTATTATACAGTAGTTACTAATGATTTCATGGCTGTAGGTGGAGATTCTTATGATTTCTCAGCTGCTAAAAATGTAGTGGATACAAACTTAGTTATAAGAGATGAAATGGCAAATTATTGGAAAGAAAATGGAATAGATCCTATAACTGATTTAGCTACTTTATTAGAAGCTGGTGAAGATACAACTGTTGATTCAGAAAAACCTGAAAATCCAGGTAACCCAGAAACACCAGAAAATCCTGATAATGGTGAAAACTTACCTAACACAGGTATGCCATTTGGAACTGGAGCAGTGGCTGCTATGGGTACAGTATTAACAATTGGTGGACTAGCTGTATTAAGAAAGAAAAAGAATAATGCTGCATAATAATTAATTATTTTGGGAGTGAATTTTAATCACTCCCTTTTTATTTTATGATATACTTTAACCTAATTTTGATCTTAGATATAAAAATAGAGATTTTTTTAGTTTAACCATGAATATTTTTATTTGATTTTTTTAGATAAGATAGTAAGAATTTAATTACTATAGGAAGGTTATTGAACAAAAGCTAGGGAGATTTAGATAGAATATTAATATTAAAAGTGTTTGAAAATAAAAAAACATAAAATGTGTGTATAAAAAGAGAAAATATGTTAATAATCACCAATGAGGTGATGATATGAATTTTAATAATATAAAAAATAATGATAAAATCAAAAACTTAATATTTATTCTTTTAGGCATATTTATATTTGCAAGCAGTTATATGATAACTTACTTTTATAATAGTAGAAAAATTCAACAAACTAATATGAAGGTTACAGAGAAAAAAGGTGAACTTCTTTTAGCTGAGAATATGGATGTAATATTTACAAGAAGAACTTTAGATGACCATGTTGTAGTTGATTATAAAACTACTATTGGAGAAATGGTTAAAAATGATGAAATCAAGGGAGAAAATATGGATGAGTTAATTTCTGCTGTAGAAAAAGATGGGTATGAATTAGTTTCATCAACTTCAGGAGAAATAATTTTCTTAAATGATATGGGAATATTAGAAGCTGGTAAATATTATATAGGCGAAAAAGATGGATACATAGCAATGTTTAAGGCTGGTGAAGATGGAAGACCATTTATTGAAAAACCAGAAGATGTTAGCACAAAGAAGATAGAAGATTTGCCAGAGGTTGATAGAAGTAAAATAAGTAATTTTGAAAAGAAATATGATACAAGAGAAGAGTGTGAAGAAAATATAACAAATTATATAAGTTAAAAATGTAAGTAGATTTATCATTTGAAAAAATATATATAATCAATAGCTATGTCTTAGTAAGATGTGGCTTTTTTTATTACTTAAATGAAAGTATGACCTAGGAAAATAGAGAGTTTAGAGTGTTTTTAATGAATAGTAAATTTTGTGTAATTCATTGATAATATTCCCTCTTCATGTTAAAGTATTATATAGATTTAAAGAACTTATTATACATAGGAGCATTAAATATGTACGAATATATAAGAGGCCAATTTCAAGGGATAAGTAAGGATTATGTTGTAATAGAATTAAATAATATAGGATATAAAATTTTCACATCTGGAAATACAATGTCTAATATGCCAAAAGTGGGAGATGAAGTTCTTCTATATCTAGAGCAGATCGTTAGAGAAGATTTCATAGGTCTATATGGATTTACAACAAGAGAAGAATTAGAAATGTTTAAGCTTTTATTATCCATAAATGGAGTAGGAGCAAAAGCTGCTTTATCACTTTTATCCATTAGTACTGTTAATAATTTAAAGTACGCAATAATGATGGGAGATGAAAAGCATATAACAAGAGCACCTGGAATAGGAAAGAAAACGGCTCAAAGAATTATTCTAGAGCTTAAGGATAAGTTAAAACCAGATGAACTTACTTCTGAAGAGGGACAATTAATAGAAGGAATTAATGATAATTCTGATTATAGTTTCAATATAAATGAAACATTAAGTGCCTTAATGGCATTAGGATATACAGAGAAGGAAGCTCAAAAAGCTTTAGAAAAAGTTGATAAGACATTATCTATAGAAAATATGATAAAGGAGTCTTTAAAACTTTTAATGCGTTAGGAGGTGTAATTAAATGAGTGAAAGATTAGTTACCTCTAATGAGATTGGAATAGATTCAACTAATGAATACAGTTTGAGACCAGAGAAAATAAATGAATATATAGGTCAAGATAAAGTTAAAGAAAGACTAAACATATTCATAAAAGCTGCTCAAAGAAGAGAGGAAGCCTTAGATCATGTAATTTTATATGGGCCACCAGGTCTTGGAAAGACAACATTAGCTAATATAATAGCAAATGAAATGGGTGGAAATCTTAAAATAACATCAGGGCCTGCTATTGAAAGAGCAGGAGATTTAGCAGCAATATTAACAACCTTAAACACTAATGATGTTTTATTTATTGATGAGATACATAGATTAAATAGAAGTGTAGAGGAAATACTATATCCTGCCATGGAGGATTATGTTTTAGATATAATTATTGGTAAAGGGGCTGCTAGTAAATCCATAAGACTCGATTTACCTAAATTTACTCTAATAGGTGCCACAACTAGAATTGGTATGCTTAGTTCACCTTTAAGAGATAGATTTGGGGTTTTATGTTCTATGGAATATTATACTGATGAACAATTAAAGGAAATAATAATTAGAAGTGCTGAAATTTTAGGATGCCATATAACTGAAGAAGGGGCCTTTGAAATTGCTAAAAGGTCAAGGGGTACTCCTAGAATAGCAAATAGACTTTTAAAGAGAGTAAGAGATTTTGCAGAAGTTTTATATGATAATGAAATTACAGAAGAGGCTGCAAAAAAATCCTTAGAGATTTTAGAAGTTGATGGAGAAGGCTTTGATAGAATTGATAATAAAATTCTAGAAGCCATAATAGATAACTTCAATGGAGGGCCAGTAGGGATAGAAACCTTAGCTTACTTCGTTGGAGAGGAATTAGATACTATAGAAGATGTTTATGAGCCATATCTTCTACAAAAAGGGTTTATAGTTAGAACTCCAAGGGGAAGAATGGCAACAGATAAAGCATATAAACACTTAGGAAGAGTTAGATTTAATGAATCTAAGATAGATTCTAAACAGTGTACGTTATTTGAAAAATAAAATAGAGAAGGTGTAATTAAAATGAAAGTAAGTGATTTTTATTTTGAGCTACCAGAGGAACTTATAGCTCAATATCCACTTGAAAAGAGAGATTCTTCAAGATTAATGGTTTTAGATAAAAAAACTGGAGAGATTGAACATAGAAAATTCCATGATATATTAGAGTATTTAAATGAAGGAGATACTTTAGTTTTAAATAATACTAGAGTATTACCTGCTAGACTTATAGGAGAAAAAGAAGAAACTGGTGGTAAAATAGAATTTCTTCTTTTAAAGAGAATAGAAGGAGATAAGTGGGAGTGTTTAGCTAAACCAGGAAGAAAAGCTAAAGTAGGTACAGTTTTCACTTTTGGAGAAGGTAAACTTAAAGCCATAGTTAGAGAAATTGGTGAAGAAGGAAACAGAATAATAGAGTTTAAGTATGATGGTATATTTGAACAAGTTTTAGATGAATTAGGACAAATGCCACTTCCACCTTATATACATGAAAAATTAGAAGACAAAGAAAGATATCAAACAGTTTATTCTAAAGAAAAGGGATCAGCAGCAGCACCAACAGCTGGATTACATTTTACTGAGGAATTATTAAAAGAAATTAAAGATAAAGGTGTTAATATAGCATATTTAACTTTACATGTAGGACTTGGTACATTTAGACCAGTAAAGGTTGATGATGTAAATAATCATGTTATGCATTCAGAATATTATCATTTAGATAAAGAAAATGCAGAGCTTATAAATAAAACTAAGGAAGCTGGAAAGAGAGTAATTGCTGTAGGAACAACATCTTCAAGAACTTTAGAAACTATTGGAGATGAAAATGGAAGAGTTAGAGAACAAAGTGGATGGACAGATATATTCATATATCCAGGATATAAGTTTAAAATAGTTGATAATTTAATTACAAACTTCCATTTACCTGAATCAACTTTAATAATGCTTGTTTCAGCTTTAGCTGGTCAAGATAACATAATGAATGCTTATAACACTGCAGTAAAAGAAAAATACAGATTCTTCTCATTTGGAGATTCAATGTTTATAAAATAAAAAGCAAAGGAAGGACTTTTTTCATGACTAAAAAAAGATATACTCTTTTAAAAAAAGACGGAAAAGCTAGAAGGGGTGAGTTTGTAACTCCTCACGGTACAATTCAAACTCCTGTTTTTATGAATGTAGGAACTTTAGCAGCTATAAAAGGTGCTGTTTCTTCAATGGATTTAAAAGAAATAGGATGTCAAGTAGAGCTTTCTAATACATACCATTTACATTTAAGACCAGGAGATAAGATTGTAAAGCAAATGGGAGGCTTACATAACTTTATGAATTGGGATAGACCAATCTTAACAGATTCAGGTGGATTCCAAGTTTTCTCATTAGCAGGAATGAGAAAGATAAAAGAAGAGGGAGTTTATTTTAACTCACACATAGATGGTAGAAAAATATTCATGGGACCAGAAGAAAGTATGCAAATACAAAGTAATTTAGGTTCAACAATAGCTATGGCTTTTGATGAATGTATTCCAAATCCATCAACTAGAGAATATGTAGAAAAGTCAGTTGCAAGAACAACAAGATGGCTTGAAAGATGTAAAAAAGAAATGGATAGATTAAATTCATTAGATGACACTGTTAATAAAGAGCAAATGCTTTTTGGTATTAACCAAGGTGGAGTTTATGAAGATATAAGAATAGAACATGCTAAAACTATAAGAGAAATGGATTTAGATGGATATGCTATTGGAGGATTAGCGGTTGGAGAAACTCATGAAGAAATGTATAGAGTTATAGATGCTGTAGTTCCTCACTTGCCAGAGGATAAACCAATATATTTAATGGGGGTTGGTCTTCCATCAAATATATTAGAAGCAGTAGAAAGAGGAGTAGACTTCTTTGATTGTGTTTTACCTGCTAGAAATGGAAGACATGGTCATGTTTTCACTAAAGAAGGTAAAATAAACTTAATGAATGCTAAGTTTGAATTAGATGCTAGACCAATAGATGAAGGATGTCAATGTCCTGCATGTAAAAATTACACAAGAGCATATATAAGACACTTATTTAAGGCTAAAGAAATGTTAGCTATGAGATTATGTGTTCTTCACAATCTATACTTCTATAATAAGCTTATGGAGGATATAAGAGATGCTATAGATGGCGGATACTTTGCAGAATTCAAAGCTAAAAAATTAGAAGAGTGGAATGGAAGAGCTTAATAATATAAAATTTACATAATAAGAAGGGAGTGGCTAGTATGAATTTTCAACAAATAGCAACAATGGTATTACCTTTTATTTTAATGTTTGGTGTATTTTATTTCTTACTTATCTTACCAGAAAAGAAAAGAAAGAAAAAATATGATGCTATGATAGATGAGCTAAAAGTAAATGATAAGATCATAACTAGAGGCGGAATCATAGGTAGAATAGTAAAATTAAAAGATGATAGCGTTATAATAGAGACTACTCAAGATAGAACAAAGATCGAGTTTTCAAAACAAGGCATAAGTTCAAAGATTGATTAGTATAATTTAAAGAAATAGTTGTTTTAATGTATTTTATGCATTAAAATAACTATTTTTTCATTTTAGGTATTGAATTTTATATTATAATGTGAAAGAATAAGGGTGGTAAATCAAATTAGCTTTTTAAAAAGAACTTTAAAATTAAACCTTAACATGGTATAATATTAAAGATAGTTTTGATTGGAGGAAGAGTAAATGAAGCGTATAAAAACAGTAAACAAGTCAAGCTTAAAAAAGAGCTTATGTAAACCAGCAGATTGCAGAGAGTGTGCTAACTCATGCCAATCAGCTTGTAAAACATCAGCTACAGTAGCAAACTTAGCTTGTGAAAATTAATTATAAAAATTCTTAAGTGGCAGTAACTTTTAAAGTTGCTGCCATAGTTCTTAGTTAGGAGGAAATATTGTGGCATTAATTCATAAATTTATGCAAGGTGGAGAGTATTACGTAGTAGACGTAAACTCAGGAAGTGTTCATATTGTTGATGACCTTATTTACAATATGATAGATAATGATAACAAATTAAGTAGTAAGGAATCTTTAATTGAAAAGTTAAAAGATAAATATCCAGTTGAGGAAATTAAAGAGGCTTATGAAGATTTACTTCAATTAGTAGAAGAAGACGCTTTATACTCAGGAGATTTATATGAAGAGGTTGCTAAAGAAAGTGACAAGGCACCTTCATACATAAAAGCTCTATGCTTAAATGTTGTACATGACTGTAATTTAAGATGTAAATATTGTTTCGCTGACGAGGGAGAATACAAAGGATGTAGAAAACCAATGAGTGCTGAAGTTGGTAAAAAAGCTATTGATTTTGTATTAGCAAATTCAGGTGGAATAAAGAATATAGAAGTTGATTTATTTGGTGGGGAACCACTAATGGTATTTGATACTATAAAAGAAATAATAGATTATGGTAAGAAAAGAGGACAAGAAGTAGGCAAAAATGTAAGATTTACTATGACTACTAATGCAACTCTTTTAAATGATGAAAGAATCGATTATATAGATAAAAACATCGGAAATATAATTCTTTCAATAGATGGAAGAAAAGAAGTTAACGATGCTGTTAGAATAAGAGTTGATGGTTCAGGAAGTTATGATAGAATACTTCCAAACATAAAGAAAATGGTTGAAAAGAGAGATCCAAGTAAACAATATTATGCTAGAGGAACATTTACAAGAAATAATACTGACTTCTTCCAAGATGTAATGGCTCTTGCTAATGAAGGATTTACTGAGATTTCAATAGAGCCAGTTGTTCTTCCAGATGAACATGAATTATCTTTAAGAAGAGAAGATTTACCAAATATATTTGGAGAGTATGATAAATTATACAATGAAATGGTGAGAAGATTAGAAGAGGGAGATAACATATTCAAATTCTATCACTTTAACATTGATTTAAATGGTGGTCCTTGTGTTTATAAGAGAATAGCAGGATGTGGAGCAGGTCATGAGTATATTGCTGTAACTCCAGATGGGGAAATATATCCATGTCACCAATTCGTTGGAAATACTGATTTCTTACTAGGAAATATCTATGATGGAGAAATCAGAAAAGATCTTTCAACAGAATTTAAACAAGCTCACATATATAATAAACCAAAATGTAAAGAATGTTGGGCTAGATTCTACTGTAGTGGTGGATGTCAAGCTAATAACTTTAACTTTAATGGCGATATTCATGTTCCTTATGAAGTTGGATGTGAAATGCAAAAGAAAAGAATTGAGTGTGCTATTGCATTAAAGTCAAAGACTATGGACGCTGAATAAAAATATAATATTAATAATTGTTGCCATATATTGACTATATGGCAACATATTAATATAATTTAGTTTATCAGAGAAAATTTTACAGAGGGGGATAACCATGAAATCAAAATTAGGTAGCTTCATATTATTTTTTATCTCCATAGCAGTGATAAGTTTTTTAGCTCTAGCAGGGTTCAAAGGATTTACATTAGGGGACTATCAATTTAAAACGTTTAATGAGGTTATAACTAAAGGATTGGATTTACAAGGTGGAGTTTCTGTTCTTATGGAAATCCAAAGTAATGACGTAACAGTAGATCAATTAAACACAACAAAGGAACTTCTATCTTTAAGGGTTAATAAGGTTGGAGTTTCAGAAACTGTAGTAACAACAGAGGGAAATAATAGAATAAGAATTGATATTCCAGGACAATACGATTCAGGAACTATAGTGGATTCTCTTCAAAAAACAGGGGAGTTAACATTTGTAGGGCCTGAGGATGATGTTATTTTAACAGGTAAAGATGTTGAAAAGTCAAGTGTATATATAGACCCTCAAACAGGTAAGCCAGTTATAAAATTAGAGCTTAACGAAGAAGGTAAGCAAAAGTTTGCTGAGGCAACAAAAAAATATAAAGGCCAAAAAATAGCTATAAAAATGGATAATGAAACATTAACAGATCCAGTAGTAAATGACATAATTTCTAATGGTGAAGCTATTATTTCAGGAAATAGATCAATGGAAGAAGCTGAAAAGGTATCTGGAATAATAAATGCTGGTGCATTACCAGTTCCAGTTAAGGCAGTTTCAGTTGAGACTGTAGGTGCTCAATTAGGTGCAAATGCTCTTCCAAATGCTCTGAAAGCAGGAGCAATAGGTGTAGCTATAATATTCTTATTTATGATACTATACTATAGAGTTCCAGGATTCATTGCATGTATGTCACTAAGTGTTTATATATTATTAGTGCTTTATATATTTGCATTAGTAGGAGTAACTCTTACTTTACCAGGTATAGCAGCTTTCTTATTAACAGTAGGTATGGCAGTAGATGCTAACGTACTTATATTTGAAAGAATCAAAGAAGAACTTGGAAATGGTAGAAGTATAACATCAGCTATGAAAATAGGTTTTAGCAATGCTTTAAGATCAATAATGGATTCTAATATAACAACCCTTATTGCTGGTTTAGTATTATACTTCTTTGGATCAGGACCAGTTAAAGGATTTGCTTTAACATTATTAATAGGTATTGTAATAAGTATGTTTACCGCTATAATAATGACAAGATTCTTTATGAATTTAGGATTCAACATGGGAATATTAAATAAGCCTTCAATGTTTGGTCGTATAAAAGGAGGTAGACATAATGCTTAAAATTGTAGAGAAGAAGAAAATATGGTTTACTATATCAATTCTTATAATTGTTATAGGTTTTGGATTTATGTTTACTAAAGGTATGAACTTTGGAATCGACTTTAGAGGGGGTACTCAGGTTGTAATAAACATGGGTACAGATTTTAATAAAACCGATGTTGATAAAATTGTAGATGAATATTCAAAGGATGCCGTTACAAATCAAGTTAATGGTACTGAAATTCAAATAAAAGCAAAAGAGTTAAATAGTTCTCAAGTTAATGATATCTTTAAGGCTCTTAAAGAAAAATATGATTTAAAAGATGATGCCTTAGTATCACAAAATGAGATTGGGGCTTCAGTAGGAAGAGATTTAACAACAAATGCCATAGTAGCTCTTGTGATAGCCGTAATAGGTATGCTTATATACGTAGTTATAAGATTTGAATTCTCTTTTGGTATTGCAGCTATAATAGCTCTATTACATGATGTATTAATAACTATAAGTGTTTATGCTGTATTTGGAATAACAATAAATACTCCATTTATAGCGGCTATACTTACAATAGTAGGTTATTCTATAAATGATACAATAGTTATATTTGATAGAATAAGAGAAAATAGAAAAAAACTTAGAGGAAAATCTGTAGAAGAGATTGCAGACATGAGTATAACTCAAACAATGTCAAGATCTATAAATACAACACTTACAACTTTAATCACTATAGTTTGTGTTTATATATTTGTTCCTACAGTTAGAGATTTTGCTTTCCCATTAATAGTTGGTATAGCATCAGGAGCTTGTTCTTCAATATTTATAGCAAGTCCAATTTGGTGTATTTTAGCTAACAGACAAAAAAATAAAAAGGCAAGAAATAAGTAATAGTATATAAATGCTAAAAGTTTTATAACTTTTAGCATTTTTTTTATTTTAATTAGAATTTTTATTGTTTTTTAAGAAAAATAGGAGAAAAGTAATAAAAATGACTAATGAATACGTATTTATTTGAAAAGTATTTGTCAAAAAGGTAATTTTAAATTATAATATACTTGTTTTCTTAATTTTATGGAGGAGTTAAATTATGCAGAAGGCTTGGAAAAACATATATTGCACTAATTACATATCTGGGTATAGCCCTTTTAACATTAAAAATATGAATAAAGCAATAGAAAGACTAGCATCTGCAATTAACAATAGAGAAAAGATAGTTATATATGGTGGATGTGATTTAGATTCCATATGTGCAATATCATCTTTAATGCTTATACTAAAGTATTTAAATGCTGATGTTGAATATTGTGTAAGTTCAGAACATGAAGAAAAAAATTATGATATAGATGAATATAC from Clostridium perfringens carries:
- the tgt gene encoding tRNA guanosine(34) transglycosylase Tgt yields the protein MTKKRYTLLKKDGKARRGEFVTPHGTIQTPVFMNVGTLAAIKGAVSSMDLKEIGCQVELSNTYHLHLRPGDKIVKQMGGLHNFMNWDRPILTDSGGFQVFSLAGMRKIKEEGVYFNSHIDGRKIFMGPEESMQIQSNLGSTIAMAFDECIPNPSTREYVEKSVARTTRWLERCKKEMDRLNSLDDTVNKEQMLFGINQGGVYEDIRIEHAKTIREMDLDGYAIGGLAVGETHEEMYRVIDAVVPHLPEDKPIYLMGVGLPSNILEAVERGVDFFDCVLPARNGRHGHVFTKEGKINLMNAKFELDARPIDEGCQCPACKNYTRAYIRHLFKAKEMLAMRLCVLHNLYFYNKLMEDIRDAIDGGYFAEFKAKKLEEWNGRA
- the queA gene encoding tRNA preQ1(34) S-adenosylmethionine ribosyltransferase-isomerase QueA — its product is MKVSDFYFELPEELIAQYPLEKRDSSRLMVLDKKTGEIEHRKFHDILEYLNEGDTLVLNNTRVLPARLIGEKEETGGKIEFLLLKRIEGDKWECLAKPGRKAKVGTVFTFGEGKLKAIVREIGEEGNRIIEFKYDGIFEQVLDELGQMPLPPYIHEKLEDKERYQTVYSKEKGSAAAPTAGLHFTEELLKEIKDKGVNIAYLTLHVGLGTFRPVKVDDVNNHVMHSEYYHLDKENAELINKTKEAGKRVIAVGTTSSRTLETIGDENGRVREQSGWTDIFIYPGYKFKIVDNLITNFHLPESTLIMLVSALAGQDNIMNAYNTAVKEKYRFFSFGDSMFIK
- the ruvA gene encoding Holliday junction branch migration protein RuvA, with the translated sequence MYEYIRGQFQGISKDYVVIELNNIGYKIFTSGNTMSNMPKVGDEVLLYLEQIVREDFIGLYGFTTREELEMFKLLLSINGVGAKAALSLLSISTVNNLKYAIMMGDEKHITRAPGIGKKTAQRIILELKDKLKPDELTSEEGQLIEGINDNSDYSFNINETLSALMALGYTEKEAQKALEKVDKTLSIENMIKESLKLLMR
- the scfA gene encoding six-cysteine ranthipeptide SCIFF, with the translated sequence MKRIKTVNKSSLKKSLCKPADCRECANSCQSACKTSATVANLACEN
- the ruvB gene encoding Holliday junction branch migration DNA helicase RuvB; protein product: MSERLVTSNEIGIDSTNEYSLRPEKINEYIGQDKVKERLNIFIKAAQRREEALDHVILYGPPGLGKTTLANIIANEMGGNLKITSGPAIERAGDLAAILTTLNTNDVLFIDEIHRLNRSVEEILYPAMEDYVLDIIIGKGAASKSIRLDLPKFTLIGATTRIGMLSSPLRDRFGVLCSMEYYTDEQLKEIIIRSAEILGCHITEEGAFEIAKRSRGTPRIANRLLKRVRDFAEVLYDNEITEEAAKKSLEILEVDGEGFDRIDNKILEAIIDNFNGGPVGIETLAYFVGEELDTIEDVYEPYLLQKGFIVRTPRGRMATDKAYKHLGRVRFNESKIDSKQCTLFEK
- a CDS encoding multifunctional 2',3'-cyclic-nucleotide 2'-phosphodiesterase/3'-nucleotidase/5'-nucleotidase, translated to MLKKVRDKKFTALAVATSMIFGIATPLTTVKATENLAPENLEKKGEEASLEKEGDVTIQILGTSDLHGRFMNYEYARNQKSDGGLNQISTLVNEARKENPNTIVVDNGDTIQGNFNHLFKNGPNPMVMGMNAIGYDVFSLGNHEFNYGMDNLNDVVSQANDNLDVLCANLYKDGKRVYEGYTTREIEGVEVALIGVVSPHIMKWDSENLKGYEAKNPAEEVGFVIDEIENRPEGGADVYAVVSHVGLESEYGNGDSARAIAEMNPEVSAIVAGHSHTNVPEEKINNAVISQPTSNGQMVSKIELTVRKNGEKVEVVDKKSKLLSTKGVAEDQKINDLLADFHNTAIADATAPVGEMVGGDLADKNEIKEIPQSLVEDQGITDFINEVQLYNSRKHLESKNINPDEVYMVSGAALFSASSNLYEGNISKADISNIYRYDNKLYTIKTNGKQLKKYMEKNAEYYNTYKDGDLTVSFNEDVRMYLYDMFDGVSYEINISKEPGQRIENLKFEKDGKPVEDSDVIYLTVNDYRYNSGLAAGIMDQGEHEKIYDTNNDQISDMRDLIVDYIQNVKGGKITKNDDNNWKITGNDWDSEQRELAVKLINEGKIKIPVSEDGRTPNVKAVTWNDVLEALGTKEVEIPIVTFNDFHGSLAESKSDVGAAKLVGEIKRVKEENPNTVVVTGGDIYQGSAMSNLLKGEPVTAMLKEMGLEFSAVGNHEFDWGYEYIPDWAKAGEFDFLASNIYEKETGEPVEWAKPYGVVEREGKKVGFIGLATPETAYKTKPDNVAHLEFKDPVEATKTWVDYLENEENVDAVVVLSHLGSEQNRETGEITGEIVEVAEVPGVDAIISAHSHQKVEGKVNGVPVIQAYKNGRNLGYVNLKFDYNDELVVTTKLDDISKRKDTLPVDKNMEDILAKFEADLAPIMNEKVADLSVDLPHDRDTGVSPMGATVAETMRRIVDADIAITNGGGVRAPLMAGTVTVGDMYTILPFDNTLVTMEMKGSDIIKVLEHGIEPDNFGWGQHAGVKLWYTPGAERGEKITSVRLADGTKLENDKYYTVVTNDFMAVGGDSYDFSAAKNVVDTNLVIRDEMANYWKENGIDPITDLATLLEAGEDTTVDSEKPENPGNPETPENPDNGENLPNTGMPFGTGAVAAMGTVLTIGGLAVLRKKKNNAA
- the yajC gene encoding preprotein translocase subunit YajC, with amino-acid sequence MNFQQIATMVLPFILMFGVFYFLLILPEKKRKKKYDAMIDELKVNDKIITRGGIIGRIVKLKDDSVIIETTQDRTKIEFSKQGISSKID